A genomic region of Prionailurus bengalensis isolate Pbe53 chromosome D1, Fcat_Pben_1.1_paternal_pri, whole genome shotgun sequence contains the following coding sequences:
- the DRAP1 gene encoding dr1-associated corepressor isoform X2 — translation MPSKKKKYNARFPPARIKKIMQTDEEIGKVAAAVPVIISRALELFLESLLKKACQVTQSRNAKTMTTSHLKQCIELEQQFDFLKDLVASVPDMQGDGEDNHMDGDKGARRWTVPSRRGRKPGSGGRKNGGMGSKGKDKKLSGTDSEQEDESDDTDTDGEEETSQAPPQASHPPAHFQSPPTPFMPFTSSLPLPPAPPGPSAPDAEDEEDYDS, via the exons ATGCCGAGCAAGAAGAAGAAGTATAACGCGCGGTTCCCGCCG GCGCGGATCAAGAAGATCATGCAAACTGACGAAGAGATTGGGAAGGTGGCGGCGGCTGTGCCTGTCATCATCT CCCGGGCGCTTGAGCTCTTCCTGGAGTCGCTGTTGAAGAAGGCCTGCCAGGTGACCCAGTCCCGAAACGCCAAGACCATGACCACATCCCACCT gaagcagTGCATTGAGCTGGAGCAGCAGTTTGACTTCTTGAAGGACCTGGTGGCCTCTGTGCCTGACATGCAGGGAGACGGGGAAGACAACCACATGGATGGGGACAAGGGTGCCCGCAG ATGGACTGTGCCTTCCCGAAGGGGCCGGAAGCCAGGCAGCGGTGGCCGGAAGAATGGTGGGATGGGAAGCAAAGGCAAGGACAAGAAGCTGTCGGGGACGGACTCGGAGCAGGAG GATGAGTCTGACGACACCGACACTGATGGGGAAGAGGAGACGTCACAGGCTCCACCACAGGCCAGCCACCCCCCTGCCCACTTTCAGAG CCCCCCGACACCCTTCATGCCCTTCACCTCGAGTCTGCCTCTGCCCCCGGCCCCCCCGGGCCCCTCAGCACCTGACGCAGAGGATGAAGAAGACTATGACTCCTAG
- the DRAP1 gene encoding dr1-associated corepressor isoform X1: MPSKKKKYNARFPPARIKKIMQTDEEIGKVAAAVPVIISRALELFLESLLKKACQVTQSRNAKTMTTSHLKQCIELEQQFDFLKDLVASVPDMQGDGEDNHMDGDKGARRWGAGARCPGREGQGHQGWGWLGGGQGVVRPLGRWTVPSRRGRKPGSGGRKNGGMGSKGKDKKLSGTDSEQEDESDDTDTDGEEETSQAPPQASHPPAHFQSPPTPFMPFTSSLPLPPAPPGPSAPDAEDEEDYDS; this comes from the exons ATGCCGAGCAAGAAGAAGAAGTATAACGCGCGGTTCCCGCCG GCGCGGATCAAGAAGATCATGCAAACTGACGAAGAGATTGGGAAGGTGGCGGCGGCTGTGCCTGTCATCATCT CCCGGGCGCTTGAGCTCTTCCTGGAGTCGCTGTTGAAGAAGGCCTGCCAGGTGACCCAGTCCCGAAACGCCAAGACCATGACCACATCCCACCT gaagcagTGCATTGAGCTGGAGCAGCAGTTTGACTTCTTGAAGGACCTGGTGGCCTCTGTGCCTGACATGCAGGGAGACGGGGAAGACAACCACATGGATGGGGACAAGGGTGCCCGCAGGTGGGGAGCCGGGGCCAGGTGTCCAGGCAGGGAAGGCCAAGGCCACCAGGGTTGGGGGTGGTTGGGGGGTGGTCAGGGAGTGGTGAGGCCTCTGGGCAGATGGACTGTGCCTTCCCGAAGGGGCCGGAAGCCAGGCAGCGGTGGCCGGAAGAATGGTGGGATGGGAAGCAAAGGCAAGGACAAGAAGCTGTCGGGGACGGACTCGGAGCAGGAG GATGAGTCTGACGACACCGACACTGATGGGGAAGAGGAGACGTCACAGGCTCCACCACAGGCCAGCCACCCCCCTGCCCACTTTCAGAG CCCCCCGACACCCTTCATGCCCTTCACCTCGAGTCTGCCTCTGCCCCCGGCCCCCCCGGGCCCCTCAGCACCTGACGCAGAGGATGAAGAAGACTATGACTCCTAG
- the DRAP1 gene encoding dr1-associated corepressor isoform X3 — protein sequence MPSKKKKYNARFPPARIKKIMQTDEEIGKVAAAVPVIISRALELFLESLLKKACQVTQSRNAKTMTTSHLKQCIELEQQFDFLKDLVASVPDMQGDGEDNHMDGDKGARRGRKPGSGGRKNGGMGSKGKDKKLSGTDSEQEDESDDTDTDGEEETSQAPPQASHPPAHFQSPPTPFMPFTSSLPLPPAPPGPSAPDAEDEEDYDS from the exons ATGCCGAGCAAGAAGAAGAAGTATAACGCGCGGTTCCCGCCG GCGCGGATCAAGAAGATCATGCAAACTGACGAAGAGATTGGGAAGGTGGCGGCGGCTGTGCCTGTCATCATCT CCCGGGCGCTTGAGCTCTTCCTGGAGTCGCTGTTGAAGAAGGCCTGCCAGGTGACCCAGTCCCGAAACGCCAAGACCATGACCACATCCCACCT gaagcagTGCATTGAGCTGGAGCAGCAGTTTGACTTCTTGAAGGACCTGGTGGCCTCTGTGCCTGACATGCAGGGAGACGGGGAAGACAACCACATGGATGGGGACAAGGGTGCCCGCAG GGGCCGGAAGCCAGGCAGCGGTGGCCGGAAGAATGGTGGGATGGGAAGCAAAGGCAAGGACAAGAAGCTGTCGGGGACGGACTCGGAGCAGGAG GATGAGTCTGACGACACCGACACTGATGGGGAAGAGGAGACGTCACAGGCTCCACCACAGGCCAGCCACCCCCCTGCCCACTTTCAGAG CCCCCCGACACCCTTCATGCCCTTCACCTCGAGTCTGCCTCTGCCCCCGGCCCCCCCGGGCCCCTCAGCACCTGACGCAGAGGATGAAGAAGACTATGACTCCTAG